In Herpetosiphonaceae bacterium, the sequence GCGCGCTCACGGAGCCGATGGTCAATGTGCGGGAAACATTGGTGCAGGCCCGGCAGCATGGGATCATCGATCAAGCGCAGTACGAGGCTTTAGAGCAACTGGCAAAGCAGATCTACTTTGCAGAGCGTACGCGCCCGGCTTTTATCAGCGCGGCGGTAGAGCAGGGTATTGTAGCCGATGGCGGCAAGCTCGCTGCGTTCTTTGCTACGAACTACGTAGATGTCAAACGTCAGGACGCCATCGATCTGCTGACGGTCCTGACCAGACTCCCCGACGACTTAGCGCCCTTCGTCGCCGATTTCGAGCTGGCAAATAATCGTCTTTTCGAGACGCTGCTCTTGAAAGATGCTTCGATCTGGGAAGGCGATACGAAGATTACGCGCGGCGATGTCATGTCGTATCATGCGCTGCACGACGCCAGCTTTGAGTATTCAAACTTCAGCGCGCTGAATCGCGGCCTCGCCCTGATCCTGGCCGAGATGCTGGGCGTCCAAGTCACCTCGGATGATATAGCGGACGAGCGGCGTCGCTTCAAACTGAAACATCGTCTGGTCAAAGATGATGTGTTTCAGCAGTGGCTACGAGACAATCATATTGATGAAGCGTTCTTTAATGATCTGATGCGGCAAAAGGCTCTTTGTCGCCGGATGCACCAGTGGCTCTGGCTGAAGCACGGACGACTGGGCAGTACCGGCCTGCTGATGGAGGAGCTGATCCTCACGAATCGCTACAAGGATTTTCTGCGCAAAGCAGCCTTTCAACAGGATCTCATCGACCAGTACGCGCCTTTTATGATCGACAGCGAGCACGGGCGCGACGCAACGATTCAGGAGTTGTTTCAAGACCATTTTCGCCACGAGGCGCTGACGCTCGATCAGCACTACACGAAATGGTTCAAAGAAGCGAACTTTCCAAGCCACGCCGCGCTTGAGCTAGAGCTCATCAGGGCGCAGCTTGCCCGGCAATCGTTGAGCCGGATGCTGCAACTGGATGACGGGCCTGCCAGATCATAAACAGCATTCCACGGTCCTATCATCCTTGCGGGCGATGGTGAGCCGGATCGAGCTGGGCAGCGATTCCTGCTTACAACTGCAACCAAAGGTCCTACGTGTAGAGCACCTATGTCATCGTTACATCTACTTCGGCTGACAGATACGAGCGGGGCATTTGTTTCAGGAGATGTCTTCGAGCAAGCCTTTGCCGCAAGCCTGCGCCATATCGGCGTTGCTGTAACGAGGAACAACCACGAGGAGTTTTGGAGCGCTGCGCAATCGCGCCTGGTCGATTCGCCCGCGCCGCTGCCGGAGCGGCTGTCTGCGGATGTGGCCTTATTCGAGCGGGCTTTCGGCGCGTATGACGTGATCTGCCCCGACTATCGCTACCTTTTTTTCGCGCCGCTGTTGATGGCGCTCCGCAATCAAGCCAGATCGCCGGTTGCGTTTTGCCTCATTGCTCACTCGCCTGGCCTGTATGCCTTGGAGTGGGCACTCTTAGCGCCCTTGTTGTCGGAGCGAGATGTGATTATCGCGCCGAGCGAGTTTGCGCGTGATGCGATTCAAGCGCTAAACGGCGATCTCGCCCCCTACATTCGAGTCGCTCCCCACCCCGCCGCGCTGGAGGGAGCGCTTGCCCCGCACCAGGCACCTCCGTCGAGTGATGGGCGTCGACGTCCGGTTTCGCTGCTGAGCCTGTCGCGGATCATTCCAACCAAGCTGATCCATCGGCAGATCGATGCGCTGGCGCTGCTCCGGCAGTGGGGATACACGCAGATAAAGCTGCGCATTGCCGGCGAGCTATGCGATCCGACGACACAGGAGCACACGCCCTATGCCAGCGTCCTGATCGCGCGGGTGCGCAGGCTTGGCCTTGAAGCGCATGTGGAATTTCTGGGAACGATCCGCGATACCCGGCAGAAGATCGCGCTGCTGCAAGCAAGTGACATCCTGCTCAACCTCTCGACAACGCTTGAAGAATCCTTTGGAAAAGCCCTGGTCGAGGCGCTCAGCGTCGGCACGCCCGCGCTGGTGACGCGCTGGGACGGGCTTGTCGAGATCGTCGGCGCGTGCGGCGGATGCGTCGATGTGCAGAGCAGCGCGGCGACCGGCGTGCTCGATATGGATGCCGCCGCTCTGGCTCGACAGGTTCTTGCATTGCTCGACGGCAGCTTTGCTCTAGGAGATTGTCGCGAGCGTCTTCAAGCGATGTATCCGGCCTCGGCTGGCAGGCGCTACCGAGAAGTCTTAGCCGCCGCGCTGGATCGGGAAGCGATCGTTCCAGATGCCGCCGCCCTGTTGGTCGCCGCTCGGCGGGCCGCGCCTGAGACTGGGATATTATCTCGAACTGCCCCGCTGACCGTGATGACATGGACGGAGCTGTTCCTCGCCTATCTCGACGAGCTGCGGGAGCATCAGGACGAGCTGCATCCGCCAGCGGCGCTGAATATGGCAGCGCAGATCCAGGCGCAGGCAGATGCGGCGGCGAGCGCTCGTCAGCGTGTATCCGTGCGCAAGCTGCTGATCATGGCAACAGCTCCGTACCTGGAGTCCTTCTACGCCTACCGGGATCGTGTCGACGTGATCGCCGCAACGTCTGCGCCAAAGAGCCTTGACCGAACTTCCACGATAGATACAATCGACACGGTGATCGAGTGCGGCATCCGTGACGTAGATGCTACTCCCGCATCTCGTTTTGCCTGCCTGGTGTCGGGAGCGCACGTGCGACTGGACATCGAGCTGAAAGAAACGCTCAAAACCCTCTTTGCCGATCGTAGCCTGATGCGGGTTACGGTTTTATCTGCGCTGGGCGAGTGGCAGCCGATGTATGCGCTCTGCATGGAATTAACCGCCGTTCCACGTGAAGATCAGTACGTGCTGTTGCCAGCCCTGGCAACAGTAGGCCGGATTCTCAAGCCCGGCGATGCATACGTGCAAAGGCTGGTGGCCTGGGTCAGGGCCTTTCCCGACCATTTTTATACCTGGGTCATCTTGATGCGCATTGTTGAAACACTGGACGACGCCCCGATGCCCCGACCCGCTAAGCTGGCTTTGTACGACGAGTGCCTCCTGCATTTTGAAACAATCGTCGCTAGAAAAGACCTCGTTCAGCAGTTCCGCCACAAGGTGACACGCGGCAAGCTCGGCCTTTTGTTTCAAGCGGATGCGTTATGAGCATCACCTATGCCATACGTGACGCAGACCCGGCACGCCCAACGTCTGCGCCTCAAGCCATCGTGATCGACCTGACGCAGCCCAACGCCACCCCATTTAAAGCTGCCTACGATCTGATTCAAACCGCGCTCCATGAATCATTTAAAGATCTGCTACCGCTGCTTTTTGATCCGGTCGTCTACCTTGACTTCTCAGATCTGACGAACATCTGGTATGGCCTTGAATCGATTGGCAACACCAATCTGATTAAGGCCAAGCGCCTGGCGATGCGTCTTGCCGAGCGACTTCAAGGCGTAGAGCTGTATCTGCTCGTTCTTGTCGACAGCTCGATGACCGAGGAAAACCTTGCGTTTCTCTGGTACTTTTACCAGAAAACGCGCTGCGCGCTACGCTTCTGCTATCAAGCGCCTGCGTTCTACGATACGTATGCTCCGGTTTTTTCACGCCTGAGCGATGCAGCAGCCGCATCTGAAGATCTCTTCGATGATCCTGCCCATCAATGGCATAGCGCGCTACGTCTGCCCGAAACCTGGCTTCAGCTCTTTGATTCGCCATTCTACGAGTTCTTGATCGACAACCAGCGATTGGAGCCTGCCAGCGACGATCTTGAGCGGCGGATGATCTTCATCTGGCATATCCTGAGCACGGGTGCCACCGATCTGGCGCTTGCCTGGCTGACGATCTGCTGTCGATTGGAGCAGGATGCTGCGCTGCGCGCCAGGCTCTTTGTAGCGCGCCAGGCGTTTTTGCTCGGCTTACAGCACTTTACCCGGCTGCAACAGCCGGACATGGAAGTTGCTCCAGCGACCCAGGACGAGGCGACGACGCTGGCGTTTATTCAAGGATATGCAGCG encodes:
- a CDS encoding TfuA-like protein, which produces MLQPAEIVVFLGPSLPLAEAKKIRNATFLPPAEQGDLLGVVNDFKPRVIGLIDGVFLSKPAVWHKEILYALTCGIHVYGASSMGALRAAELSAFGMRGVGEIFKKFASGEFLDDDEVALVHGDADTNYRALTEPMVNVRETLVQARQHGIIDQAQYEALEQLAKQIYFAERTRPAFISAAVEQGIVADGGKLAAFFATNYVDVKRQDAIDLLTVLTRLPDDLAPFVADFELANNRLFETLLLKDASIWEGDTKITRGDVMSYHALHDASFEYSNFSALNRGLALILAEMLGVQVTSDDIADERRRFKLKHRLVKDDVFQQWLRDNHIDEAFFNDLMRQKALCRRMHQWLWLKHGRLGSTGLLMEELILTNRYKDFLRKAAFQQDLIDQYAPFMIDSEHGRDATIQELFQDHFRHEALTLDQHYTKWFKEANFPSHAALELELIRAQLARQSLSRMLQLDDGPARS
- a CDS encoding glycosyltransferase family 4 protein encodes the protein MSSLHLLRLTDTSGAFVSGDVFEQAFAASLRHIGVAVTRNNHEEFWSAAQSRLVDSPAPLPERLSADVALFERAFGAYDVICPDYRYLFFAPLLMALRNQARSPVAFCLIAHSPGLYALEWALLAPLLSERDVIIAPSEFARDAIQALNGDLAPYIRVAPHPAALEGALAPHQAPPSSDGRRRPVSLLSLSRIIPTKLIHRQIDALALLRQWGYTQIKLRIAGELCDPTTQEHTPYASVLIARVRRLGLEAHVEFLGTIRDTRQKIALLQASDILLNLSTTLEESFGKALVEALSVGTPALVTRWDGLVEIVGACGGCVDVQSSAATGVLDMDAAALARQVLALLDGSFALGDCRERLQAMYPASAGRRYREVLAAALDREAIVPDAAALLVAARRAAPETGILSRTAPLTVMTWTELFLAYLDELREHQDELHPPAALNMAAQIQAQADAAASARQRVSVRKLLIMATAPYLESFYAYRDRVDVIAATSAPKSLDRTSTIDTIDTVIECGIRDVDATPASRFACLVSGAHVRLDIELKETLKTLFADRSLMRVTVLSALGEWQPMYALCMELTAVPREDQYVLLPALATVGRILKPGDAYVQRLVAWVRAFPDHFYTWVILMRIVETLDDAPMPRPAKLALYDECLLHFETIVARKDLVQQFRHKVTRGKLGLLFQADAL